One window of Equus asinus isolate D_3611 breed Donkey chromosome 7, EquAss-T2T_v2, whole genome shotgun sequence genomic DNA carries:
- the ZFP36L1 gene encoding mRNA decay activator protein ZFP36L1: MTTTLVSATIFDLSEVLCKGNKMLNYSTPSAGGCLLDRKAVGTPAGGGFPRRHSVTLPSSKFHQNQLLSSLKGEPAPALSSRDSRFRDRSFSEGGERLLPTQKQPGSGQVNSSRYKTELCRPFEENGACKYGDKCQFAHGIHELRSLTRHPKYKTELCRTFHTIGFCPYGPRCHFIHNAEERRALAGARDLSTDRPRLQHSFSFAGFPSAAATAAATGLLDSPTSITPPPILSADDLLGSPTLPDGTNNPFAFSSQELASLFAPSMALPGGGSPTTFLFRPMSESPHMFDSPPSPQDSLSDQEGYLSSSSSSHSGSDSPTLDNSRRLPIFSRLSISDD, from the exons ATGACCACCACCCTCGTGTCTGCCACCATCTTCGACTTGAGCGAAGTTTTATGCAAG ggTAACAAGATGCTCAACTACAGTACTCCCAGTGCAGGGGGCTGCCTGCTGGACAGGAAGGCGGTGGGCACCCCTGCCGGTGGGGGCTTCCCCCGGAGGCACTCAGTCACCCTGCCTAGCTCCAAGTTCCACCAGAACCAGCTCCTCAGCAGCCTCAAGGGTGAGCCGGCCCCAGCTCTGAGCTCTCGGGACAGCCGCTTCCGAGACCGCTCTTTCTCAGAAGGGGGCGAGCGGCTGCTGCCCACCCAGAAGCAGCCCGGGAGCGGCCAGGTCAACTCCAGCCGCTACAAGACCGAGCTGTGCCGCCCCTTTGAGGAGAATGGTGCCTGTAAGTACGGGGACAAGTGCCAGTTTGCGCACGGCATCCACGAGCTCCGAAGCCTGACCCGCCACCCCAAGTACAAGACGGAGCTGTGCCGCACCTTCCACACCATCGGCTTCTGCCCCTACGGGCCCCGCTGCCACTTCATCCACAACGCCGAGGAGCGCCGCGCCCTGGCCGGGGCCCGGGACCTCTCCACTGACCGTCCCCGCCTCCAGCATAGCTTTAGCTTTGCTGGGTTTCCCAGTGCCGCTGCCACCGCTGCTGCCACAGGGCTGCTGGACAGCCCCACGTCCAtcacccctccccccatcctGAGTGCAGATGACCTCCTGGGCTCTCCCACCCTGCCTGATGGCACCAATAACCCCTTTGCCTTCTCCAGCCAGGAGCTGGCGAGCCTCTTTGCCCCTAGCATGGCGCTGCCCGGGGGTGGCTCCCCGACCACCTTCCTCTTCCGGCCCATGTCCGAGTCCCCCCACATGTTTGACTCTCCCCCCAGCCCTCAGGATTCGCTCTCGGACCAGGAGGGCTATCTGAGCAGCTCCAGCAGCAGCCACAGTGGCTCAGACTCCCCCACCTTGGACAACTCAAGACGCCTGCCCATTTTCAGCAGACTTTCCATCTCAGATGACTAA